A segment of the Armatimonadota bacterium genome:
AACTTGATCGCCCGGGCCCAATACGACGGCGTGTGGCTCCAACGCGTGACGAACTGCAACCTTGAAAACAACTATCTGGGATATTTGGCCGGCTGGGCGGCGAGTGCCATGCCCTACACCTGCCTTTCGATGCGCGAATACACCAATGTCACGGTGGGAGGGGCCCCCTCAAAACGAAACTACTTCGGCAACGCCGCCAATTACGGCATGTTTGTGGATGGCGGCACCGGTCTTGAAGTCTCGGGCAACTATTTTGGTATCGCCGGGAATGGGTTGACCGCCGCCCCGATCACCTATTCCGCCATTTACATGCGCAGCGACGCCACCGGGTTCCAAATCGGCAAGCCGTCGGCACCGAATTACATCGGCAATTGCGGGAGCAATGGGCTTGCGCTCGAATCCGTCTATGTCGGAAAGGTGCAATCGAACTACATTGGGCTCTGCCCCGACGGCTCAACGGCCGCTCCTGTAACCGGAGAAGGCATTGCCTGCTGGGGATCCACGATTTACCCGCAATTCGGGGGGCCGAACTCAGGCGAAGGAAACCTCATCGGCAACACGTCCAACAATGGGATCTATGTCGGCCGTGGCTACCGCATTGCGATCCAAGGCAATCTGATCGGTTTCAAAAAGGACGGGCTCACGGCTGCCCCGGTTGGAGGTTCCGGCATTTGGATGAACGATGGCGGGGCCTATAACTTGATCGGGGGATCAACGGCCACTCAGCGCAACGTGATCGGCAATTGCGCCTACCAAGGCGTCGTTTTGGCCACTATGTATGCCAATGAAATCCACGGCAACTATATCGGCTTTGGCAAAGATGGCAAAACCGCCGCGCCGATCCGATATTCCGAGATCCTGATCTTTGGGGCGGGCAAATACAATGTCATTGGGGCACCCGGCAAGGGCAACGTCATTGGCAATACCACCGAAGGCAACGCCATCCAAATCAACGACGCCGCCACAGATTATGATGTCGTCCAAGGCAACCTGATCGGACTCGGGGCCGACCTCAATACGGCCGCCCCGGTGCGGTGGTCGGGTGTCTCGGTGACAGCCGACGCCTACTGGCACTACATCGGCGGATCCAACCCAGGTGAAGGCAACCGCATCGCCAACACCAGCGGCGCCGGGCTGTGGATCGACAGTCCAAGGAACCAGGTCGTTAACAACCAAATCGGATTTGCCAATGACGGCAACGTCAACGTCCCCTTTGGCGACGACTGCATCGGCATGGGCGAGAATGCGCGGGATTGCACCGTTTCCGGCAACCGGCTCGGCAATGGGAAACGCGGCATTGCGCTCTGGGGGTCTGATTCCAATGCGATCCGGGCCAACATCATCGGCCTCAACACATCCTACAACCCCGCCCCGTTCCAGTGGGAAGGCATCATGCTCACAAACGGGGCAACGGGCAATTACATCGGGAACGGGGGGGCGGCAAGCGGGAACCTCGTCACCAACTGTCAACGCGGCATCGGCATCTGGAACGACGCCACATTTGGCAACCCAATCCGGTTCAACAGGATTTGGGACAACTCGGCCCTTGGGATCGACCTCACCAAGAACGATGGTTCATTTGGTGTCACCGCCAACGACGCCTTGGATGCCGACACCGGCCCCAACAACCTGCAAAACTTCCCCACGTTTACCAGCGTATCACTCAACGGGTCCAACTGGCAGATCGGTGTGACTTTGAACTCGGTCGCCAACAAGGCTTACGCAATCGACATTTACGTCAGCCCATCGGCCGACCCCAGCAACTACGGTGAAGGGCAGTACTACTTGGGTTCGGTGACTGTCACAACCAACGGAAGTGGGGTGGCGACGACAACGGTATCGCTTCCCCACTACAGCGGCACGTACGGGAAGATTCTGACCGCAACGGCAACGGATCTCGCCACCGGGGACACCAGCGAGTTCAGCCTCCGCATCGTCGGCCCATAAGCCGCCACCCCGCCGCAAGGGCTGTGCTTCTCACCAGCGCGAATCAGGCTGGTGACCGGAAATTTAGGGCTCCGAGGAGGGTTATCCACCGAACCAAATTGAACGTGCTAGCATTGTGGCAGCGAGGAGAAAATTTTTGAAGCCCATCTTTGCGTTCGCCCTTCTTTGCTTTGCCGCACTCGGCACCTGCGCGACGTTCGATTTTGAAAACGAACCGGTTGCCGGCCATGCCAGCGGTGTCGTTTTCTCGGACTCCGGTGTCAACCTCACCGTCCGGTCGGCCGGGGGATGGGTTCACGTCTCATCGCTGGCGATTGCCGACAACCAGGGCACAAAATCCTGCTTTGCCAATGCCCGCCCGGATATTGCTGGCAATCCGTTCAGCCCCATTGATTTCACATTCGACCGCGACATCACGAACGCCACCCTGTTGGCCGGGGATGGGGGCAACGACGACGACATCACGATTTCCGTCACCCTGTTCGACGCCAATGGCGTCCAGGTTGGCAACCTTGTGCAACCTTACGGGAACACGAGCCACGGGATTTCTTTTCAGATCAACCAAACCTTCCGCCGGGCCGTCGTCGACAGCGACACACCGACAAACCCGCACAGCATTGCGGCAGAATGGTCTTCCGTGACGGCCAGCCCAGTTCCCGAACCCAGCCTTTTCGGCACTTTGGGAATCGCCCCACTTCTCATGAACCGGGCCAAACGCCGCAAACGGCTTACGACGTGAGATCAGAGTAAAGCCCAGGTTGCCGGCACGCAAAGGCATCCGTTTCAAATTGCCCGGGGATCACCACCGTGCGTTTTTGACGGGCATCTTTGATATCGAATTCAGCCTGGATGACGGCTTCGGCATCCCCAGCCGAAGCCAAAACTTCGCCACCAACCCCGTAGATCGCCGATTCTCCGCGGAATGAAAAGCCGTTTTCATCCCCAACGCGGTTGCAACTGGCAAAAAACACCTTGTTCTCCATGGCCCTCGCCGGGCACATCAACGCCGGTGTCGTCCCTTTGCGGACCGGCCAATTCGTCGGCAAAACGATCAAATCCGCCTCACGGAGGGCCATGACGCGGGCGGCCTCTGGCGGCCGCAAATCATAGCAAATCAAAATGCCGATTCGTCCGAGGGCGGTCTCAAACACCGGCAGGGCCGTCCCCGGGGTGGCAAATTGGTCGAAACCCAAGCAAGGCAGGTGGGTTTTGACATACCGGCGCATCCGGCCATCTGGCTCCACCAGGAGCGCCCCATTGTAGAGCCCGAATCCATCCTTGCCGGCAAACCCCGCCACAACATGAATGCCGAGCTCGACTGCGGCCGCTTGCACCCGCGCCACATCGTCATGGCACTCGGTGACATCAAAGTCCCGGTCGCAGCAAACCCGGATGGCAATCCGCTCGGCCTCTTCCGCAGTGGAAACGCAGTAACCGGTCAAAAATGCCTCCGGGAAAACCGCCAGATCGACCCCATTCGACCGCGCTTCACCCAAACCTGCAATCAGCCTGTCGGCATTGGCCGCAGGGTTGCCAAAGACAACGTCGTATTGGAAACAGGCGAGCCTCACGACTCCACCCGGAACCAACTCTCAACCCGGGTGACGCACGGCAACGACCCCACGGCATCTAACGCCGAAGTGAAATCGCCTTCCCGGCATACGTGGGTCATAAAGGCGATCTCGCCTTTGCCGCCGACTTTGGTCACCATCTCCATTTGGGAAAGGCCGACCTTCCATCGGCTGAACGCCATGGCGATTTCGCCGAGGGTGCCGGGCCGGTCGGCAACTTCAAACCGGACGTAGTATCGGGATTCCAAATCGCAGATCGGCGACATCGGCATCCCTTCCCCGTAAGGGATCGCGCTTCCATTGCCTCCGCTGACGATGTTCCGGGCAACGTCGATCAGATCCCCAACAACCGCGCTTGCCGTTGGATCGGCTCCCGCCCCCCTGCCACTAAACATCAAATCGCCCACAAAATCGCCGTGCAGCCACAGGGCGTTGTAGACCCCATTGACGTTGGCCAATTGGTGGCCGAGCGGGATCAAGGCCGGATGCACGCGGACAAGCACCTCCCCATCCGATGTCTCTTCGCAGATCCCAAGGAGCTTGATCCGGTAGCCGAAGTGCCGCGCATAGTGCATATCGGCGGCCCCAACGCTTCGGATCCCTTCGCGGTGGACGGCGTCCAACGGGATCTGGCGGCCGAAACAGATGGCCGCCAAGATCGAAATCTTGTACATCGTGTCAAACCCGTCCACGTCCGCCGTCGGGTCGGCCTCGGCATATCCCTTTTCCTGTGCCTCGGCCAAGGCCTCGGAAAAATCGGCCCCGTGCTGTTCCATTTGGGTAAGGATGTAGTTGGTTGTCCCATTCAAAATCCCCATCAATTTGATGACATCGTTGCCGGCCAGCTGGTGCTTCAGCGGTTGGACAACTGGGATCCCGCCGCCTACAGCCGCTTCGAAGTGCAGGTCGAGCCCTCGGTTTTTGGCAAGCGAGACCAAACGTGAGCCATTCTTGGCAATCAGCTCTTTGTTGGCGGTCACGACATGTTTCCCGTTTTCCAAAGCTCGCAATACCAGTTCGCCCGCGGGGGATTCGCCACCCATCAGTTCCAGAACCACATCGATGGACGGATCGTTCACGATCGCCCATAAGTCGTCGGTCACCAGTTGGGGATTGATGCCCCGATCCTTTGTCAGGTCTCGAACCCCGACCTTGGCCAATTCGAAAACCGTGCCCGTTTTGGCCAAAACCTCGTCCGCGTTGTCGACCAGCATGCGGTATGTGCCTTGCCCGACGGTTCCAAAGCCTAAAAAGCCGAGCCGGATCACCCGGTTTTCAGCCGAT
Coding sequences within it:
- a CDS encoding carbon-nitrogen hydrolase family protein, whose product is MRLACFQYDVVFGNPAANADRLIAGLGEARSNGVDLAVFPEAFLTGYCVSTAEEAERIAIRVCCDRDFDVTECHDDVARVQAAAVELGIHVVAGFAGKDGFGLYNGALLVEPDGRMRRYVKTHLPCLGFDQFATPGTALPVFETALGRIGILICYDLRPPEAARVMALREADLIVLPTNWPVRKGTTPALMCPARAMENKVFFASCNRVGDENGFSFRGESAIYGVGGEVLASAGDAEAVIQAEFDIKDARQKRTVVIPGQFETDAFACRQPGLYSDLTS
- a CDS encoding homoserine dehydrogenase codes for the protein MAISSNPAMQSSTSAENRVIRLGFLGFGTVGQGTYRMLVDNADEVLAKTGTVFELAKVGVRDLTKDRGINPQLVTDDLWAIVNDPSIDVVLELMGGESPAGELVLRALENGKHVVTANKELIAKNGSRLVSLAKNRGLDLHFEAAVGGGIPVVQPLKHQLAGNDVIKLMGILNGTTNYILTQMEQHGADFSEALAEAQEKGYAEADPTADVDGFDTMYKISILAAICFGRQIPLDAVHREGIRSVGAADMHYARHFGYRIKLLGICEETSDGEVLVRVHPALIPLGHQLANVNGVYNALWLHGDFVGDLMFSGRGAGADPTASAVVGDLIDVARNIVSGGNGSAIPYGEGMPMSPICDLESRYYVRFEVADRPGTLGEIAMAFSRWKVGLSQMEMVTKVGGKGEIAFMTHVCREGDFTSALDAVGSLPCVTRVESWFRVES